The sequence below is a genomic window from Streptomyces sp. V1I1.
GCCGCGAGCCCCCGTACGCGGCGAGGGGCCCGGCAGCGTCGTGCCGCCGGGCCCCTCGCTCGTGGCTCAAGCCCTCAGAGCTTCTCGATCACGTAGTCGATGCACGCCGTCAGCGCCTGCACGTCCGCCGGGTCGATCGCCGGGAACATCGCCACCCGCAGCTGGTTCCGGCCCAGCTTGCGGTACGGCTCCGTGTCGACGATGCCGTTCGCGCGCAGCACCTTCGCCACCGCCGCCGCGTCGATCTCGTCCGCGAAGTCGATCGTGCCGATGACCTGCGAGCGCTTCGCCGGGTCCACCACGAACGGCGTCGCGTACTTGGACGCCTCGGCCCATCCGTACAGGTTCCGCGACGACGTCGCCGTGCGGCGGACCGACCAGTCCAGGCCGCCCTGGGTGTTCAGCCAGGTGAGCTGCTCGTTGAGGAGGAAGAGCGTGGCCAGCGCCGGGGTGTTGTACGTCTGGTTCTTGAGCGAGTTGTCGATCGCCGTCGGCAGCGAGAAGAACTCCGGTACGTGGCGGCCCGAGCCGTGGATACGCGCGGCGCGCTCCAGCGCGGCCGGCGAGAAGACGCCGATCCACAGGCCGCCGTCCGAGGCGAAGGACTTCTGCGGGGCGAAGTAGTAGACGTCCGTCTCGGCGATGTCGACCGGCAGCCCGCCCGCGCCCGACGTGGCGTCGACCAGGACCAGCGCGCCCTCGTCCGCGCCCGCGACCCGCTTGATCGGGGCCGCGACGCCCGTGGAGGTCTCGTTGTGGGTGAAGGCGTAGACGTCGACGCCCGCCTCCGCCTCGGGGTCCGGGTGCGTGCCCGGGTCGGAGGCGATGACCGTCGGCTCGGCCAGCCAGGGCGCGAGCTTCGACGCCTTCGCGAACTTGGACGAGAACTCGCCGAAGGACAGGTGCTGGGACTTGTTGTCGATCAGGCCGTGTGTCGCGATGTCCCAGAAGGCGGTGGAGCCGCCGTTGCCCAGGATCACCTCGTAGCCCTCGGGGAGCTGGAAGAGGTCGCGTACGCCGTCGCGCACCGCGCCGACCAGGTTCTTGACCGGGGCCTGGCGGTGGGACGTGCCGAGGAGGGATGTGCCGGTCGCGGCCAGGGCGTCCAGCGCCTCCGTACGCACCTTGGAGGGGCCCGCGCCGAAACGGCCGTCGGCGGGCTTGATGTCAGCGGGAATCTGGATCTCAGCCACGTTCCGGAGCGTATCCGGTCGAGGCACGCGGCGGATACGCGGTCCGGCCGATGAGACGGCACCCCGGGTCCTGACCTGCGCGTCAGTCGCCCTTACGGTCCTGACCGCGGTCCTCCTTGTGGTCCTGACCGTGGTCCTTCTTGTGGTCCTCCGCGCGGTCCTCCTTGCGGTCTTCCTCGCCCAGCGACAGCGCGTGCAGATACTCGACCAGCGCGATCAGTACGAACTTGCTGGAGGAGTGATCGCGGGCGTCGAACTCCACCAGCGGCACCTCCGGCCCCAGCGCCAGCGCCTCGCGGATCTGCTCCTCGCCGTGCAGCGGGCCGCCGAAGTCGTTGACGGCGACGATGAAGGGCGTGCCGTGGTGTTCCAGGCGGTCGAGTGCGTACCAGGCGTCGGGCAGCGAGCGGGTGTCGACCAGGACGACCGCGCCGAGCGTGCCGGCGAAGATGCGGTCCCACAGGAACCAGAAACGTTCCTGGCCGGGGGCGCCGAAGAGGTACAGGACGCTGCGCTCGTCGATCGTGATCCGGCCGAAGTCGAAGGCGACGGTGGTGGAGCCCTTGGCGCGTACGCGGCTGGTGTCGTCGAGCGTGCGGCCCGCGCTGCTCACCGCCTCCTCCGTGTGCAGTGGGCGGATCTCGCTGACGGAGCGGACCATCGTCGTCTTGCCGACTCCGAAGCCGCCCACGACGACGATCTTCAGGGCGTTGACGGTCGTCCCGGGGAGCGCGGGGTGGGGCTGCGCCGGTGGGACCGCCCGCGTGACGCGGGTCATTGGTTCTGGGCAGTGCCGGTCATCGAGTGTTGCCTTCCGGGGTGGCGAGGGCGTAACTGGAGCCGTTTGTTCCTGATCAAGTGGTCGTCACTATAGGAGAGTTGGCGATCACAATTGGGGAGTTCTTGCGGGCTTTCTCGCGGGCGCTGCGGGCGCAACGGGCGCAAGCGGCACGTTTCCTGCCGGTGTGATGTGAGTGACAGGGGCATCCTGAGACACATGGCTGAACAGCGACAGGCGGGGCGAGGCGGGGCGAGCCGGCGCGAGACGGGCGAGCTGGCGCGGGAGCTCGCGAAGGCGGTGCGCGGAGAGGTGGACTTCACCGCCGCCGCCCGGGCCCTGATGACCATGGACGCGTCCAACTACCGGCGCGTCCCGGTCGGCGTCGTGACGCCGCGCGACGCGGAGGACGTGGCCGCCGCCCTGGAGGTGTGCAGGCGGCGCGGGGTGCCGGTGGTGCCGCGCGGCGGCGGTACATCGATCGCCGGGCAGGCCACCGGCATCGGTGTGGTGCTGGACTTCACCCGCCATATGAACGCGGTGGTGGAGCTGGACACGGCCGCCCGTACGGCGGTGGTGCAGCCCGGCGTCGTACTGGACACGCTGCGCGACGCCGTACGGCCCGACGGGCTGACGTTCGGGCCCGATCCGTCCACACACAACCGCTGCACCCTCGGCGGGATGATCGGCAACAATTCCTGCGGCGCGCACTCGGTGGCGTGGGGGACGACCGCCGACAACGTCCGCGGCCTGTCGGTCGTGACGTACGGCGGGGACGAAATCCGCCTCGGCCAGGGCTGGGAGGGCGGTGCCCCGACCGGCCTGCGGGAGCTCGTCGGCCGGAATCTGGCGCTGCTGCGAACGGGGTTTCCGGACGGGCTGCCGCGCCGTATCTCCGGATACGCGCTGGACGCCCTGCTGCCCGAGAGGGGCGTCGATCTGGCGCGGGCGTTCTGCGGCAGTGAGGGCACGCTGGGGGTGGTGACGGAGGCGGCCGTACGCCTGGTTGACGCGCCGCGTGCGCGGGCGCTCGCCGTCCTCGGTTACCCGGACGAGAGCGCGGCGGCCGACGCGGCGCCCGGGCTGCTGGCGCACCGGCCGCTGACCGTCGAGGGCATGGCCCAGGACCTGGTGCCGGACGCGCGTGGGCTGCCGCGCGGCAGGGCCTGGCTGTTCGTGGAGACGGGCGGCGACACGGCGGCCGAGGCGCGGGCCGCCGCGGCGGCCATCGTCCGGGCGGCGGACGCACTGGACGGCACGGTGGTGGACGACCCGGCGGGCATGCGGGCGCTGTGGCGGGTACGGGAGGACGCGGCGGGGACGGCGACGCGGACCGCCGAAGGCGGCGAGGCCTGGCCGGGGTGGGAGGACTGCGCGGTGCCGCCGGCCCGGCTGGGGGCGTATCTGCGGGACTTCCGGGCGCTGCTCGCCGAGCACGGTCTGAGCGGCACGCCGTACGGACACTTCGGGGACGGCTGCATCCATGTCCGTATCGATTTCGACCTGATGAGCGAGGAGGGCGTGGCCCGCTTCCGGACGTTCTCGGTCGAGGTCGCGGAACTCGTCGTCGAGCACGGCGGCTCGCTGTCGGGCGAGCACGGCGACGGGCAGGCGCGCGCGGAGCTGCTGCCGAAGATGTACGGCGACGAACTGGTCGCCCTCTTCGGGCGGTTCAAGGACGTGTGGGACCCGGCGGGCGGCATGAACCCGGGGATACTCGCCCGCCCCGACCGGCTCGACTCCAATCTCCGCTTCTCCGTCCTGCCGAAGGAACCGGTGGACGTGGCCTTCGGCTATCCGCACGACGGCGGGGACTTCGCGACGGCGGTACGCAGGTGTGTCGGTGTGGCCAAATGCCGTACGACTGAGGCGAGTGAGGGCGGCGGTGTGATGTGCCCGTCCTTCCGGGCGACGGGCGAGGAGCAGCACTCCACGCGCGGGCGGGCCCGGCTGCTGCACGAGATGCTGGCGGGCGAGGTCGTACGCGACGGCTGGCGCTCGACGGAGGTGCGCGACGCGCTCGACCTGTGCCTGTCCTGCAAGGGGTGCCGCAGCGACTGCCCGGTGGGCGTCGACATGGCCACGTACAAGGCGGAGTTCCTGCACCACCACTACGCGGGCCGGGTGCGGCCCGCCTCGCACTATGCGATGGGCCTCCTGCCCGTCTGGCTGCGGGCGGCTGCTCCCTTTGCCCGGATGGCCAACGCGGTGGCCCGGATCCGCCCGCTGGCGGCGCTCGCGAAGCGCTTGGGCGGAATCGCCCCGGAGCGTTCCCTTCCCACGCTCGCACCGGTGACCTTCCGGCGCTGGCTGGGGGAGCACATGGAGAGCCGGACGGAGATCCTGGCGGAGAACCGCACGGCGGTGCTGTGGCCGGACACCTTCACCGACCATCTGTCCCCGTCCGTCGGCCGGGCGGCGGTGAAGGTCATGGAGGCGGCGGGCATCGGCATCGTGGTGCCACCGGGCCGGGTCTGCTGCGGTCTGACGTACGTCTCGACGGGCCAGCTCGACCGCGCGCGTGCCGTGATGCGCCGGACGCTGGACACGGTGGAGCCGCTGCTGGACCTGGCCGTCCCGGTGGTCGTCCTGGAGCCGAGCTGCGCGGCGGCGCTCAAGACGGACCTGCCGGAACTGCTGGCCGAGGACCCCCGGGCGGCGCGCTTGGCGGCATCGGTCCGGACCTTCGCCCAGGCGCTGGAGGAGTGCGCACCGGACTGGGCCCCGCCGCGCCTGGACCGGGCGGTGGCCGGCCAGACGCACTGCCACCAGCATGCGGTGCTGGGGGATGCGGCGGAGCGCCGTCTGCGCGAACGGGCCGGGCTGGTCGGGGAGTTGAGCGGTGGCTGCTGCGGCCTGGCGGGGAACTTCGGCTTCGAGAAGGGCCACTACGGGGTGTCGGTGGCGTGTGCGGAGGACCAGCTGCTGCCGGCGGTGCGGGCGGCGGGGGAGGGGGCGGAGCTGCTGGCGGACGGGTTCTCGTGCCGTACGCAGCTGGAGCAGTTGGAGGGGAGGGGGGCGAGGCATCTGGCGGAGGTGCTGGCGGAGGGCCTGGCGAAGGGTTTGGGAGTCACCCGATCGTGAGCTCTTCGATGGTGAGCTCTTCGATCAGCGGCGGGTCCTGGGTGAAGTCGCTGTAGCGCACCCAGGTCGGCCGGACCCGGACGTGCGTGATGCCCGGCCAGGCGAGACGGTCCCGGCCGTCCGGGTACGCGGTGAAGTAGCACGCCTGAATGCGCTCGAGCTCGGAGCCGGTGGGGAAGTCCGCGACGCCCTCGATCTGCGCGGTGATCGCGTCGTCCCAGCCGATCACGAGCGCGATGTGGGGGTCGGCGTGCAGGTTGAGGCACTTGCGCGTGGTCTCGACTGTGTCGAAGACGATCTCGAGCTCGTCGCTGACGGCGTATCCGACGACGGCGGCCTGGGGTGCTCCGTCCGGGGCGACGGAC
It includes:
- the serC gene encoding phosphoserine transaminase — translated: MAEIQIPADIKPADGRFGAGPSKVRTEALDALAATGTSLLGTSHRQAPVKNLVGAVRDGVRDLFQLPEGYEVILGNGGSTAFWDIATHGLIDNKSQHLSFGEFSSKFAKASKLAPWLAEPTVIASDPGTHPDPEAEAGVDVYAFTHNETSTGVAAPIKRVAGADEGALVLVDATSGAGGLPVDIAETDVYYFAPQKSFASDGGLWIGVFSPAALERAARIHGSGRHVPEFFSLPTAIDNSLKNQTYNTPALATLFLLNEQLTWLNTQGGLDWSVRRTATSSRNLYGWAEASKYATPFVVDPAKRSQVIGTIDFADEIDAAAVAKVLRANGIVDTEPYRKLGRNQLRVAMFPAIDPADVQALTACIDYVIEKL
- a CDS encoding ATP/GTP-binding protein, which produces MTRVTRAVPPAQPHPALPGTTVNALKIVVVGGFGVGKTTMVRSVSEIRPLHTEEAVSSAGRTLDDTSRVRAKGSTTVAFDFGRITIDERSVLYLFGAPGQERFWFLWDRIFAGTLGAVVLVDTRSLPDAWYALDRLEHHGTPFIVAVNDFGGPLHGEEQIREALALGPEVPLVEFDARDHSSSKFVLIALVEYLHALSLGEEDRKEDRAEDHKKDHGQDHKEDRGQDRKGD
- a CDS encoding FAD-binding and (Fe-S)-binding domain-containing protein, which produces MAEQRQAGRGGASRRETGELARELAKAVRGEVDFTAAARALMTMDASNYRRVPVGVVTPRDAEDVAAALEVCRRRGVPVVPRGGGTSIAGQATGIGVVLDFTRHMNAVVELDTAARTAVVQPGVVLDTLRDAVRPDGLTFGPDPSTHNRCTLGGMIGNNSCGAHSVAWGTTADNVRGLSVVTYGGDEIRLGQGWEGGAPTGLRELVGRNLALLRTGFPDGLPRRISGYALDALLPERGVDLARAFCGSEGTLGVVTEAAVRLVDAPRARALAVLGYPDESAAADAAPGLLAHRPLTVEGMAQDLVPDARGLPRGRAWLFVETGGDTAAEARAAAAAIVRAADALDGTVVDDPAGMRALWRVREDAAGTATRTAEGGEAWPGWEDCAVPPARLGAYLRDFRALLAEHGLSGTPYGHFGDGCIHVRIDFDLMSEEGVARFRTFSVEVAELVVEHGGSLSGEHGDGQARAELLPKMYGDELVALFGRFKDVWDPAGGMNPGILARPDRLDSNLRFSVLPKEPVDVAFGYPHDGGDFATAVRRCVGVAKCRTTEASEGGGVMCPSFRATGEEQHSTRGRARLLHEMLAGEVVRDGWRSTEVRDALDLCLSCKGCRSDCPVGVDMATYKAEFLHHHYAGRVRPASHYAMGLLPVWLRAAAPFARMANAVARIRPLAALAKRLGGIAPERSLPTLAPVTFRRWLGEHMESRTEILAENRTAVLWPDTFTDHLSPSVGRAAVKVMEAAGIGIVVPPGRVCCGLTYVSTGQLDRARAVMRRTLDTVEPLLDLAVPVVVLEPSCAAALKTDLPELLAEDPRAARLAASVRTFAQALEECAPDWAPPRLDRAVAGQTHCHQHAVLGDAAERRLRERAGLVGELSGGCCGLAGNFGFEKGHYGVSVACAEDQLLPAVRAAGEGAELLADGFSCRTQLEQLEGRGARHLAEVLAEGLAKGLGVTRS
- a CDS encoding pyridoxamine 5'-phosphate oxidase family protein, with translation MKRDELMWFLRRYKLAVQASVAPDGAPQAAVVGYAVSDELEIVFDTVETTRKCLNLHADPHIALVIGWDDAITAQIEGVADFPTGSELERIQACYFTAYPDGRDRLAWPGITHVRVRPTWVRYSDFTQDPPLIEELTIEELTIG